In the genome of Oscarella lobularis chromosome 1, ooOscLobu1.1, whole genome shotgun sequence, one region contains:
- the LOC136199745 gene encoding uncharacterized protein: MMSSRFPALLLVVIISCFRRGSASDECTGGDRSSVLVVPSSGPTVCLPYDDYIRLRQAGAGANSDGETTDVPTSASSTQSVASSALLLYRYMSPLWLQTHANFTETPSSVSAQAIDFTVGSTLYGVLFKVDLIEAGVLHDDKAYVIQLLFFLTYPSGVLDSDPIFQICDGTYCVGLWTSDQGDIRAYGGTDSVSHCVLGEQSGAITSASSNWNIRFEIHPNSTTGIAYVGTNSLTHEYNEKLKPSHGLHFKVCRHQGAEQFQFHLFELAMYLNE; the protein is encoded by the exons ATGATGTCTTCACGTTTTCCGGCCCTACTGCTAGTGGTCATTATTTCATGTTTCCGGCGGGGGTCTGCATCGGACGAGTGCACAGGAGGCGATCGTTCTTCCGTTTTAGTCGTACCATCTTCGGGGCCCACTGTGTGCCTTCCTTATGACGACTACATTCGGCTTCGGCAAGCGGGAGCCGGCGCAAACAGCGACGGAGAAACG ACGGACGTTCCAACGTCTGCGTCATCCACCCAG AGCGTTGCAAGTTCCGCCCTACTTTTGTACCGTTACAtgtctcctctttggctCCAAACGCACGCGAATTTTACGGAGACTCCATCCTCGGTGTCCGCGCAAGCAATCGATTTCACTGTTGGATCAACGCTTTACGGTGTGCTGTTTAAA GTCGATttgattgaagctggagttCTACACGACGATAAAGCCTACGTTATTCAGCTACTCTTCTTCTTAACGTACCCGAGTGGTGTCCTTGACAGCGATCCCATTTTTCAAATATGTGACGGCACGTACTGCGTTGGCCTTTGGACCTCGGATCAAGGCGATATCAGAGCCTACGGCGGCACCGATTCAGTTAGCCACTGTGTACTCGGCGAACAGAGTGGCGCAATCACTTCGGCTAGTAGTAACTGGAACATTCGCTTTGAAATTCATCCCAATTCTACGACTGGAATTGCATATGTTGGCACGAATTCATTGACACATGAGTAcaatgaaaaattgaagcccAGTCACGGTCTTCATTTCAAAGTGTGCAGGCATCAGGGGGCCGAACAGTTTCAGTTTCATCTCTTCGAGTTGGCTATGTACCTGAACGAGTAG
- the LOC136189154 gene encoding uncharacterized protein codes for MMLSVCLYSPGPLLRSGRPRQASNKQEYTSCKILVNPASHASPSSSPQSLLQATGHNLVENPGSRISRGTRSSIAVVGALDRSFLILAGPGRSDDHPGSSSSTRVWRKRLARLPARSWFESAVVRGEWPVTSWEQACVIGRRRGTWCHEAAHNRTHDRRMPPKRKTTKAKKPAAPLHATRTPKSTAPGQRRRGALHASQRRATTPTALFQLATPATPQTPAARRRIDRLLARKRRLLSPTTRTRLATPAGIPTPHAEAFDTSTDESPNRQPSARRVDHTRALEKFFGYNYEELNNWLYQLEAIADADRWNAHDRLRNARIHLSGRARVEASAFERKLEKRGEQLTWKKFVAFLKRKFGPADPHVHYTERLIACQQGPREDVDAFTTRFRTLVFELLEADPAALSEQMQIQHFKNGLRLEFREECVRGCPQTLDEAEDAAKTGEEIWKSRSKMSNECLAIGNRPGKAESRSTTRSSADVETSGSTDAILREFVGKQTKFMQQISDHHREVMGALEKHTSELALLKRASTPW; via the coding sequence ATGATGTTGTCCGTTTGTCTGTATAGTCCGGGTCCTCTCTTGAGATCCGGGCGACCCCGTCAAGCATCTAATAAACAGGAGTACACTTCTTGCAAAATCCTAGTCAACCCAGCGTCCCACGCGTCACCGTCGAGTTCCCCACAGTCACTCCTCCAGGCAACCGGCCACAACTTGGTGGAGAATCCGGGTAGTCGGATTTCACGGGGAACGCGATCgtccatcgccgtcgtcggcgcgctggatcgttcgtttttgaTTCTGGCTGGACCGggtcgaagcgacgatcaCCCGggcagctcgtcgtcgacgcgcgtgTGGCGAAAGCGCCTCGCCCGACTACCCGCGCGGTCTTGGTTCGAATCGGCCGTTGTCAGGGGGGAGTGGCCGGTGACGTCGTGGGAGCAAGCCTGTGTGATTGGTCGGCGGAGAGGCACCTGGTGCCACGAGGCAGCACACAATCGCACACACGACCGAAGGATGCCCccgaagcgaaagacgacgaaagcaaagaagcCCGCCGCGCCGTTGCATGCGACACGAACACCGAAGTCGACGGCGCCCGGACAACGAAGGCGCGGCGCGTTGCACGCCTCTCAACGACGCGCAACGACGCCAACGGCGTTATTTCAACTCGCGACGCCTGCGACGCCGCAAACTCCGGCcgcacgacgacggatcGACCGTTTGCTCGCACGCAAGAGGCGTTTGCTATCGCCGACGACACGGACTCGACTCGCGACGCCAGCCGGAATTCCCACGCCACACGCGGAGGCGTTCGATACGTCAACGGACGAATCGCCGAATCGTCAGCCATCggcgcgacgcgtcgaccATACGCGCGCTCTCGAGAAATTCTTCGGGTACAACTACGAAGAACTCAACAATTGGCTTTATCAGCTCGAAgcgatcgccgacgccgatcgaTGGAACGCGCACGACCGTCTGAGGAACGCGCGGATTCATCTAAGTGGGCGCGCACGCGTCGAGGCCTCCGCGTTCGAAAGGAAGTTGGAGAAGCGCGGCGAGCAGTTAACCTGGAAGAAATTTGTGGCTTTCTTGAAGCGCAAATTCGGTCCTGCAGATCCACACGTCCATTATACGGAACGCCTCATCGCCTGTCAACAGGGACCGCGcgaggacgtcgacgccttcACAACCCGATTTCGAACGCTGGTTTTCGAACTGTTAGAGGCCGATCCAGCCGCCCTATCCGAACAGATGCAAATCCAACATTTTAAGAATGGGCTACGTCTCGAGTTCCGTGAGGAGTGCGTCCGAGGTTGTCCTCAAACGCTTGACGAGGCGGAAGACGCGGCCAAGACAGGCGAGGAGATCTGGAAATCACGATCAAAGATGAGCAATGAGTGTCTGGCGATTGGAAATCGTCCAGGCAAAGCAGAATCTCGATCGACGACCAGAAGTAGCGCCGACGTTGAGACGTCAGGGTCAACCGACGCCATTTTACGAGAATTCGTCGGAAAGCAGACGAAATTCATGCAACAAATATCCGATCATCACCGTGAGGTCATGGGAGCGTTGGAGAAGCACACCTCGGAACTAGCACTGTTGAAACGTGCGTCGACTCCGTGGTGA
- the LOC136187639 gene encoding uncharacterized protein, translating to MMFLFLMVIVSSSWLESASDECTCDDRSSDLATPSSGPTICLPFDDYLQLRQEATASAVSDEETTDALPPTSVSSTQAVPMSNPSSNPSSAELLFYRYMTPRWLQAHANFTETPSSVSAQTIIFGGSGPQEGVLFKVNLIEAGVLHDNKTYIIEFDIFQTYPVDFDTDPMFQICDGNYCVGLWTLDQNNVRALGGRDSVSHCIRGEEGGSVGAPRPSNNWHVILEIHPDSTFGYAYVSTNSLNYTYNKALTPSRGLYFKMCRHNPNERYEFNLFKLAVHLND from the exons ATGATGTTCCTGTTTCTAATGGTCATTGTTTCAAGTTCCTGGCTGGAGTCTGCATCAGACGAGTGCACGTGTGACGATCGTTCTTCCGATTTAGCTACACCATCTTCAGGACCCACTATCTGCCTTCCCTTTGATGACTACCTTCAACTTCGACAAGAGGCAACGGCAAGTGCAgtcagcgacgaagaaacg ACGGACGCCCTTCCCCCAACGTCCGTTTCATCAACCCAA GCCGTTCCTATGTCCAATCCAAGTTCCAATCCAAGTTCCGCAGAGCTACTCTTTTACCGTTACATGACTCCTCGTTGGCTCCAAGCGCACGCGAATTTTACGGAGACTCCGTCTTCGGTATCTGCGCAAACAATCATATTCGGTGGCTCGGGACCACAGGAGGGCGTGTTGTTCAAA GTCAATTTGATTGAAGCCGGAGTTCTACATGACAATAAAACCTACATAATTGAGTTTGACATCTTCCAAACATACCCAGTTGACTTTGATACCGATCCCATGTTTCAAATATGCGACGGCAATTACTGCGTTGGCCTTTGGACCTTGGATCAAAACAATGTCAGAGCCTTAGGCGGCAGGGATTCGGTTAGCCACTGTATACGCGGCGAAGAGGGCGGCAGTGTCGGTGCGCCTCGGCCTAGTAACAACTGGCACGTTATCCTCGAAATTCATCCCGATTCTACGTTTGGATATGCTTACGTTAGCACAAATTCACTGAATTATACGTACAACAAAGCGTTGACGCCCAGTCGAGGTCTTTATTTCAAAATGTGCAGACATAACCCTAACGAAAGGTATGAGTTTAATTTGTTTAAACTGGCCGTTCATTTGAACGACTAA
- the LOC136183615 gene encoding uncharacterized protein, which translates to MTSSFLLVVIVSSSWLGSASAECTGGNTVVSVPSSGPTVCLPLDDYIQLQKDTSSDGESTGALPPTSAVSSTPSQSVSSSALLLYHYMSPLWLQTHANFTETPSSVSAQTIEFSTGPTYKGALFKVKLIEAGVLDDDKAYSIQIGFFFTDPGNSDPHIQICDGNYCVGFFYIEPNFAYAFAGNDSVSICSGTSYGHTTAPQSSTTNWNTRFEIHPNATSGIAYVSTKSRTYEYEQKLKPSQGLHLKVCRDDDHETFQFHLFELALYSNE; encoded by the exons atgacgtcgtcctttttgCTAGTGGTCATTGTTTCAAGTTCTTGGCTTGGATCTGCATCAGCGGAATGTACAGGAGGCAATACCGTTGTATCTGTTCCGTCATCGGGGCCCACTGTGTGCCTTCCACTTGACGACTAtattcaacttcaaaaagacaCATCCAGCGACGGAGAATCG ACGGGCGCTCTTCCTCCAACATCCGCCGTGTCATCAACTCCGAGCCAG AGCGTTTCGAGTTCGGCGCTACTGTTGTACCATTACAtgtctcctctttggctCCAAACGCACGCGAATTTTACGGAGACTCCATCATCGGTGTCCGCGCAAACAATCGAATTCTCTACTGGACCAACGTATAAAGGTGCGCTGTTTAAA GTCAAAttgattgaagctggagttCTAGATGACGATAAAGCCTACTCCATTCAGAttggtttcttttttacGGATCCGGGAAATAGTGATCCGCATATTCAAATTTGCGACGGCAATTACTGCGTTGGTTTTTTTTACATCGAACCAAACTTTGCCTACGCTTTCGCCGGCAATGATTCAGTAAGCATATGTAGCGGGACATCTTATGGCCACACCACTGCACCACAATCATCTACAACTAACTGGAACACTCGCTTTGAAATTCATCCTAATGCTACGTCAGGAATTGCGTACGTTAGTACAAAGTCACGGACGTATGAGTACGaacaaaaattgaagccgagTCAAGGTCTTCACTTAAAAGTGTGCAGGGATGACGACCACGAAACATTTCAGTTCCATCTGTTTGAGCTGGCTTTGTATTCGAACGAATAA